From the Rhodococcus sp. NBC_00297 genome, one window contains:
- a CDS encoding phosphate signaling complex PhoU family protein, whose product MRNAYTAQLEGLNDDLCALAQAAETAMRDASIALLDGDLRAAESVIARGEALGELGARCEDQAVTVLALQAPVAADLRRVFSAVRISSDLSRMVGLAVHIAEAARRRFPEPIVPDHLMPQFREMSELCLDMSGRIVDALRTSDLGRIDCLSSQNDRVDSLKTTVVDTVSADDHGHDVMNAVDIALLGRYFERYADQIIDVASRIVFFVSGRKEMA is encoded by the coding sequence ATGCGCAACGCGTACACAGCTCAACTCGAGGGACTGAACGACGATCTGTGCGCTCTCGCGCAGGCGGCGGAGACCGCCATGCGCGACGCCAGCATCGCTCTACTGGACGGCGACCTGCGGGCTGCGGAGTCCGTCATCGCCCGCGGCGAGGCACTCGGAGAACTCGGTGCCCGCTGCGAGGATCAGGCTGTCACCGTACTGGCGCTGCAGGCACCCGTCGCGGCGGATCTCCGGCGAGTGTTCTCGGCCGTGCGCATCAGCAGTGACCTCTCACGGATGGTCGGCCTCGCGGTGCACATCGCCGAAGCCGCGCGCCGTCGCTTTCCCGAGCCGATCGTTCCCGATCATCTGATGCCGCAGTTTCGTGAGATGAGCGAATTGTGTCTCGACATGTCCGGTCGAATAGTCGACGCACTGCGTACGAGTGATCTCGGGCGTATCGATTGTCTGAGTTCACAGAACGATCGGGTCGATTCTCTGAAGACAACGGTCGTGGACACCGTGTCGGCGGACGATCACGGGCACGACGTGATGAATGCCGTGGACATCGCACTGCTGGGACGGTATTTCGAGCGCTACGCCGACCAGATCATCGATGTCGCGTCGCGGATCGTCTTCTTCGTGAGCGGCCGCAAAGAAATGGCCTGA
- a CDS encoding ATP-binding protein: MITDVADDMPVTDRGDATRDLILQDIPAEPRALTGVRTTVLAWLRDRGLDEDLCQDITLATYEALANSVEHAYERSADTVVRTVGLEVRTPRAGEVTIDVTDRGSWVDNGNDPRRGRGLPLIHALAHEASVDSSEDGTTVRMRWNAA, translated from the coding sequence ATGATCACCGACGTCGCCGACGACATGCCGGTCACCGACCGTGGTGACGCGACCCGCGATCTGATCCTGCAGGACATCCCCGCCGAGCCGCGGGCGCTGACCGGTGTGCGTACGACGGTGCTCGCATGGCTGCGCGACCGAGGCCTCGACGAGGACCTGTGCCAGGACATCACCCTGGCCACGTACGAGGCACTGGCCAACAGCGTCGAGCACGCCTACGAGCGCTCCGCGGACACCGTGGTGCGCACCGTCGGACTCGAGGTGCGTACTCCGCGGGCCGGCGAGGTGACCATCGACGTGACCGATCGGGGATCCTGGGTAGACAACGGCAACGATCCGCGCCGAGGTCGAGGGCTTCCCCTCATTCATGCGCTCGCGCACGAGGCGTCGGTGGATTCCTCGGAGGACGGCACGACCGTCCGGATGCGGTGGAACGCGGCCTGA
- a CDS encoding Hsp70 family protein, producing MRAVVGISLGASAIRAAVMDPMGRALLGTESVTVARGRDRLEAAVDVVDSVCARHGADRETAVLVVPDEPRSRVGTISLSVHTGGCVRLASELGAQLMYLRMRGLVESGSTIAVVDMGKSGTSVSVVDVATGFVKDATWTDRYRGSAFADSVREHLLAAYGTAEPLSPNDSQLLTEGVEWAMEMIALHRVVRVGGPFVGGTVNVWRTTVDRLMLDYVTEAADWVSDVVRRGAHRVDAVVLAGGPANLPLLRGVFAREWGSALVMPQDPQSIAATGAALLAARRSESPFSAPLPVVPTRSEPVPAVTTQSRHALV from the coding sequence ATGCGAGCAGTGGTAGGAATTTCCCTCGGAGCGTCGGCGATACGAGCCGCGGTGATGGATCCCATGGGCCGTGCGTTGCTCGGTACCGAGTCCGTCACGGTGGCACGCGGTCGTGATCGACTGGAAGCCGCTGTCGACGTGGTGGATTCGGTCTGTGCGCGCCACGGCGCCGATCGTGAGACCGCCGTGCTGGTGGTTCCGGACGAGCCCCGGTCACGCGTGGGAACCATCTCCCTGTCCGTGCACACCGGCGGATGTGTCCGTCTCGCTTCGGAACTCGGCGCCCAGCTGATGTATCTGAGAATGCGCGGCCTGGTCGAGTCGGGATCCACGATCGCCGTCGTCGACATGGGGAAGAGCGGTACGTCGGTGTCCGTCGTCGACGTGGCCACGGGCTTCGTCAAGGATGCGACGTGGACCGACCGCTACCGGGGCAGCGCCTTCGCGGACAGTGTCCGCGAGCACCTCCTGGCTGCCTACGGCACAGCGGAACCGCTGTCGCCGAACGACTCTCAGCTACTGACCGAGGGCGTCGAGTGGGCGATGGAGATGATCGCCCTGCACCGCGTCGTGCGCGTCGGCGGACCGTTCGTCGGGGGCACCGTGAACGTCTGGCGGACCACGGTGGACCGGCTGATGCTGGACTACGTCACCGAGGCTGCCGACTGGGTGAGCGATGTGGTGCGCCGGGGTGCGCATCGTGTCGACGCCGTGGTGCTGGCCGGCGGACCGGCGAACCTCCCTCTGCTGCGCGGTGTGTTCGCGCGCGAGTGGGGCTCCGCTCTGGTGATGCCGCAGGATCCGCAGTCCATCGCCGCGACGGGGGCTGCCCTCCTCGCCGCACGGCGGTCGGAGTCTCCGTTCAGCGCGCCGCTGCCGGTGGTACCGACGCGGTCGGAACCGGTGCCCGCGGTGACGACGCAGTCGCGGCACGCACTGGTCTGA
- a CDS encoding DUF6328 family protein: MTADGPLAGSDWNARERHETETERLDRNWSNLLQELRVVQTGIQLLTGFLLTLPFQARFPELETYEQAVYLVTLGASVTATILLVAPVALHRILFRRRALRQLVDHANRFALAGFVLLGIAMSGVPLLIFDLVVGPTAGIIACAVAATLFVSVCLVLPVSLRRRLGPVNDRSDSTE, from the coding sequence ATGACAGCGGACGGGCCCCTGGCCGGGTCGGACTGGAACGCACGCGAGCGGCACGAGACCGAGACCGAGCGCCTCGATCGCAACTGGTCGAACCTTCTGCAGGAGCTGCGCGTGGTGCAGACCGGTATCCAGTTGCTCACCGGCTTCCTGCTCACCCTCCCGTTCCAGGCCCGGTTCCCGGAACTCGAGACGTACGAGCAGGCCGTGTACCTCGTGACGCTCGGAGCATCGGTCACCGCCACCATCCTTCTGGTCGCGCCGGTGGCTCTACACAGGATCCTGTTCCGTCGACGGGCACTGCGTCAGCTCGTCGACCACGCGAACCGGTTCGCTCTCGCCGGCTTCGTCCTGCTGGGCATCGCGATGTCCGGCGTACCGCTGCTCATCTTCGACCTGGTGGTGGGTCCCACCGCGGGCATCATCGCGTGCGCAGTGGCGGCCACCCTGTTCGTCTCGGTCTGCCTCGTACTGCCCGTGTCGCTGCGCCGCCGGCTGGGTCCGGTGAACGATCGGTCCGATTCGACCGAGTGA
- a CDS encoding EAL domain-containing protein — MQRSALRRQSESARHYVDFTATDSTLQTLTALAATTLGFSAAQLNILDEDVQYTRAQHGGPFPHTLPRSVTACQHVVASAGPVAVSNSGLDRFSNDPVRAATAQALHALSLGSYVAVPLRGREGLIIGTLCVLDTVPHPANEYTVTTLTEFGRVVETHLEALRGHGRSKTAGCVRAVAAAIERGEITPWYQPIVDVSSGAVTAVEALARWTRPGDGTTAPSMVSPADFLPTIEGSDLEIDVDHAVLVRALVDFERWMVDAPEMDLHVNLSARHLAAPDAVRHLIEIVAASAVPAARVVFELTETVSHARPARAHEFVSALQAVGFRVLLDDIGIGFSSLERLVDFPVDGFKIDAGIARTLGTAAGDSLVRALAGFAVDTGRALVVEGIESDHQVAAARHTGCTRVQGFLYSRAVPARDVRSLLD, encoded by the coding sequence ATGCAGAGGAGCGCACTCCGGCGCCAGAGTGAGTCGGCGCGGCACTATGTCGACTTCACGGCCACGGACTCCACGCTGCAGACCCTCACAGCTCTCGCGGCGACCACGCTGGGATTCTCCGCCGCGCAGCTCAACATCCTCGACGAGGACGTGCAGTACACCCGTGCTCAGCACGGGGGACCGTTCCCGCACACACTGCCGCGCTCCGTCACCGCCTGTCAGCACGTCGTCGCGTCCGCGGGGCCCGTCGCGGTCTCGAACTCCGGCCTCGACCGGTTCTCGAACGATCCGGTCCGCGCGGCCACCGCTCAGGCTCTGCACGCTCTGTCGCTCGGGTCCTACGTCGCGGTACCGCTCCGTGGACGCGAAGGGCTGATCATCGGCACCCTCTGCGTGCTGGACACCGTGCCGCACCCCGCGAACGAGTACACGGTCACCACTCTCACCGAGTTCGGTCGGGTGGTCGAGACCCATCTCGAGGCGCTGCGTGGTCACGGGCGCTCGAAGACCGCCGGGTGCGTTCGCGCTGTCGCGGCCGCGATCGAGCGGGGCGAGATCACCCCCTGGTATCAGCCGATCGTGGACGTGTCGTCCGGCGCCGTCACCGCGGTCGAGGCTCTCGCCCGCTGGACGCGTCCGGGCGACGGCACCACTGCGCCGTCGATGGTGAGTCCTGCGGACTTCCTGCCCACCATCGAGGGCAGCGACCTCGAGATCGACGTCGACCACGCGGTCCTCGTCCGCGCGCTCGTCGACTTCGAGCGGTGGATGGTCGACGCTCCCGAGATGGACCTGCACGTCAACCTGTCCGCGCGGCATCTCGCGGCCCCGGACGCGGTGCGCCACCTGATCGAGATCGTCGCCGCGTCCGCGGTGCCGGCGGCGCGCGTGGTCTTCGAACTGACCGAGACCGTGTCGCATGCTCGCCCGGCACGGGCACACGAGTTCGTCAGCGCCCTGCAGGCCGTCGGGTTCCGGGTGCTGCTCGACGACATCGGCATCGGCTTCTCGTCCCTCGAACGCCTCGTCGATTTCCCGGTCGACGGATTCAAGATCGACGCGGGCATCGCGCGCACGCTCGGTACCGCCGCGGGCGACTCGTTGGTCCGTGCACTGGCCGGATTCGCGGTCGACACCGGCCGTGCCCTGGTCGTGGAGGGAATCGAAAGCGACCACCAGGTCGCGGCCGCCCGCCATACTGGGTGCACTCGCGTCCAAGGATTTCTCTACTCTCGTGCGGTGCCCGCGCGCGATGTTCGCTCTCTGCTCGATTAG
- a CDS encoding transglutaminase-like domain-containing protein: MTERVVSARLDVDITAASTLEFQIAVAPHPGAQVAETLSFVLDGKTVEAREVSGAHGNRIHVLEAPVGNLQVYYDATVTGNAEPSPVTDLDRSVYLRPSRYAEADKFFGFAATEFGSESDDAVLLSEVSDWVGRRLHYVPGSSDPIDGAADTLLAGAGVCRDYAHLVVAMLRALNVPARLVAVYAPGCDPMDFHAVAEALVNDTWHVVDATCLAPRSTLVRIATGRDAADTAFLDNHKGSITLNSSTVTAVATDGLPKDDIHELVSLT, from the coding sequence ATGACCGAACGCGTCGTCTCCGCACGCCTCGATGTCGACATCACGGCCGCCAGCACCCTGGAGTTCCAGATCGCCGTGGCCCCGCATCCCGGCGCGCAGGTCGCCGAGACCCTCTCGTTCGTCCTGGACGGGAAGACGGTCGAGGCCCGCGAGGTCAGCGGAGCCCACGGCAACCGGATCCACGTCCTCGAGGCACCGGTGGGCAACCTGCAGGTCTACTACGACGCGACCGTCACCGGGAACGCGGAGCCGTCCCCCGTCACGGATCTCGATCGCTCGGTCTACCTCCGTCCGAGCCGGTACGCGGAGGCCGACAAGTTCTTCGGTTTCGCTGCCACCGAGTTCGGCAGCGAGTCGGACGACGCGGTCCTGTTGTCGGAGGTCTCCGACTGGGTCGGCCGTCGACTGCACTACGTCCCGGGCAGCAGCGATCCCATCGACGGTGCGGCGGACACGCTGCTCGCCGGTGCCGGCGTGTGCCGTGACTACGCGCACCTGGTCGTCGCGATGCTGCGCGCGCTGAACGTTCCGGCTCGTCTGGTCGCCGTCTACGCACCCGGATGCGACCCGATGGACTTTCACGCCGTCGCGGAGGCCCTGGTGAACGACACCTGGCACGTCGTGGACGCGACGTGCCTCGCACCTCGGTCGACGCTGGTCCGGATCGCGACCGGACGCGATGCGGCCGACACCGCGTTCCTCGACAACCACAAGGGTTCGATCACGCTGAACAGCTCCACGGTCACGGCCGTGGCGACCGACGGCCTGCCGAAGGACGACATCCACGAGCTGGTCTCCCTCACCTGA
- a CDS encoding Hsp70 family protein: MMRTETETFGVSMSTGCVRGVVMDPEGRVVEVRSLATGSDHPLSAAAAAAFEMAADLCVGPDAPVIAVGGDPESTYGPGGVRLVAECDALLAAARMEGCVDAARTLAIVDLGRVGTRVHVLDTQTGDLYSSVGITELSGDAIDAAVADHLSTTFGAAEKMSPAAVRTLARDSLAAKEMLSDERAVDLSGPFVTDSVRLRRTDFELLIDQPAAMLVDLVDDAVARGADAVLLVGGGAHIPSVRRDIAARVAVPVITPRWPQFFAAMGAAHLSTVVPPAVDAVPLPVVTAPPADDEVTAAFTTVAEPAHTPAAEPVPTPEPEVAPEPENARPPLPTPRVVTGAPRRARSTRRRRSRAGVVVGTTALVAAVTLGAAAGASGRSETEAVQATDRVVVTSSVDATPTAATAPSTAPRVDAAPASPSAASSSATAAPAPSTESPVAAPSSITPSTSISQRPTLAPAPSTAVQDEPEETPAPTTARRPNSNTSTTTTSAAPSPTSTTTRTTTPTATSAQATTTP; encoded by the coding sequence ATGATGCGAACCGAGACGGAAACGTTCGGTGTCTCCATGAGCACCGGGTGCGTGCGCGGAGTCGTGATGGACCCGGAGGGCCGGGTCGTCGAGGTGCGCTCGCTCGCCACCGGATCCGACCATCCTCTGTCCGCGGCCGCTGCGGCAGCGTTCGAGATGGCCGCGGATCTGTGCGTGGGTCCGGACGCGCCGGTGATCGCCGTGGGGGGAGACCCCGAGAGCACCTACGGGCCCGGCGGAGTCCGACTCGTCGCCGAGTGCGACGCGTTGCTGGCCGCCGCACGGATGGAGGGCTGCGTCGACGCGGCTCGCACCCTCGCGATCGTCGACCTCGGTCGGGTCGGTACGCGCGTGCACGTCCTGGACACGCAGACCGGTGACCTGTACTCGAGCGTGGGCATCACGGAACTGTCCGGTGACGCGATCGACGCCGCGGTCGCCGATCACCTGTCCACCACCTTCGGTGCTGCCGAGAAGATGAGCCCCGCCGCCGTGCGCACCCTGGCCCGAGACAGTCTCGCGGCCAAGGAGATGTTGTCCGACGAGCGTGCGGTCGACCTGTCGGGGCCGTTCGTCACCGATTCGGTTCGCCTGCGCCGCACCGACTTCGAACTTCTCATCGACCAGCCCGCCGCGATGCTCGTCGACCTCGTGGACGACGCCGTGGCCCGGGGAGCCGACGCCGTGCTCCTGGTCGGCGGCGGTGCGCACATCCCGTCGGTGCGCCGCGACATCGCCGCTCGGGTCGCGGTCCCCGTCATCACGCCGCGCTGGCCGCAGTTCTTCGCGGCCATGGGCGCCGCACATCTCTCCACCGTCGTGCCCCCCGCCGTGGACGCCGTGCCGCTGCCCGTCGTCACCGCACCGCCGGCGGACGACGAGGTCACGGCCGCCTTCACCACGGTGGCGGAGCCGGCTCACACCCCAGCGGCGGAGCCGGTTCCCACCCCGGAACCCGAGGTGGCACCGGAGCCGGAGAACGCTCGACCACCGCTGCCCACGCCGCGCGTCGTCACCGGTGCGCCTCGACGCGCCCGCTCCACGCGGCGACGTCGGTCCCGTGCCGGTGTCGTGGTGGGAACCACGGCGCTCGTCGCCGCGGTCACCCTCGGCGCAGCCGCCGGTGCGTCGGGACGGTCGGAGACCGAGGCCGTGCAGGCGACGGATCGCGTCGTCGTCACGTCGTCCGTCGACGCCACGCCCACTGCCGCCACCGCGCCCAGCACTGCCCCGCGCGTCGACGCGGCGCCGGCCTCGCCCTCGGCGGCGTCGTCGAGCGCCACCGCCGCACCGGCGCCGTCCACGGAGTCGCCCGTCGCAGCACCGTCGAGCATCACCCCGTCGACCTCGATCTCCCAGCGCCCGACGCTCGCCCCGGCACCCTCCACCGCGGTACAGGACGAGCCGGAGGAGACGCCGGCGCCCACCACGGCACGGCGACCGAACTCGAACACCAGCACGACGACGACATCTGCGGCTCCGTCGCCGACGTCCACGACGACTCGGACGACCACGCCCACGGCAACCAGCGCGCAGGCCACCACGACGCCCTGA
- the dcd gene encoding dCTP deaminase, translating into MLLSDRDIKAEVDAGTLGIEPFDEAMVQPSSVDVRLDGLFRVFDNSRYTHIDPKLQQDELTTLVEPAEGEPFVLHPGEFVLGSTLELTTLPNDLAGRLEGKSSLGRLGLLTHSTAGFIDPGFSGHITLELSNVANLPITLWPGMKIGQLCLFRLSSPAINPYGSSALGSKYQGQRGPTPSKAYLNFLQ; encoded by the coding sequence GTGCTGCTCTCCGATCGCGACATCAAGGCCGAGGTGGATGCCGGAACGCTCGGCATCGAGCCGTTCGACGAGGCGATGGTGCAGCCGTCGAGTGTGGACGTGCGCCTGGACGGGCTGTTCCGGGTGTTCGACAACTCGCGCTACACCCACATCGACCCGAAGCTGCAGCAGGACGAGCTGACCACCTTGGTGGAGCCCGCCGAGGGGGAGCCGTTCGTTCTGCATCCGGGCGAGTTCGTGCTCGGGTCGACGCTCGAGCTGACGACCCTGCCGAACGATCTCGCGGGGCGACTGGAGGGCAAGTCGAGTCTGGGCCGGCTGGGACTTCTCACACACTCGACGGCGGGTTTCATCGATCCGGGCTTCAGCGGACACATCACGCTGGAGCTCTCGAATGTCGCCAATCTGCCCATCACGTTGTGGCCGGGCATGAAGATCGGGCAGCTCTGCTTGTTCCGTCTCTCCAGTCCGGCGATCAATCCTTACGGCAGCTCAGCGCTCGGATCGAAGTATCAGGGACAGCGCGGCCCGACCCCGTCGAAGGCTTATTTGAACTTTCTCCAGTAG